AATCGTAGAAAGAAACCAAGCCAAAAGTGGAGTCTTTGCTTATGATCTCATGGATACAAAAACAACAATGTCACACATTATCAATCGTTTGGTGTGATAATTTTTGGTCTTATGTGTAATCTTTATAACTTTCTTATTAGAGACGATTATTTTTGcgattttgtgtgtttaaaaatttctaggTTGGAGGAGAGAATCATCAATACTTCTATGTTTGTTTGAACAAAGcgtatataaagtataaacttTACGACCGGTTTGGTTTTCAGTTTGGGTAGCCATTTTGATTTCAACTTTGGTTCGATTCAGTTAACAGTGTGTtatggttttaaaaatataacggtaacatattgataatttttttaaaatatatgtcttatattttaaataaaaaatatttactatttcaaaattatattagtatATGTTCTAATCATAACTATTAAATGTACAATTTACTTTTATCACATAAAAGTACGAAATTAGCATATATGTTTTTGATTTGGTATATAATCTGAGATATACAGATtttctaaacatatttaaaatataaagacatgtaaaaacaaaaaaaataaaaacaagaaaatttaacaaaaaatatagctATCTAAATTAGAATCAAAATAGAAAATTCCATATTCTTTTTTAAACTCATGTGCTCAAACTAAACTTGAaccaaactaaaataataaaacccaAACGACTTTCAAACCCACAATCACATCGGAACCAAacgaaaaccaaaacaaaatacaaTTTGCTTGCAAaccgaaatataaaatattatcaattcataaaattttaatctaaatctataattatatataaatattcccGCAACCGTGCGGGTCAGAATCTAACTTCATTTTTAATAACAAGTCACAATATTATATAGAACTTCGATCATTACTACAAAAGTATTGCACAACGTTCAGACCAAATTACATCTCTTAGTGACCATGACTTTAAGGCCTTGTTTCATGTGAAGAATAATAGAAGGAACTGGCTCAATCTTGTGTCCTTCAACGATCTCTATCTCATAGTTTTGTATGACTTTCACAGCCACTGTCTTCATCTGCGTCATAGCCACTTCTTTCCCCAAACAAGTCCTTGGACCTGCATTAAACGACAAGAACTTAAAGGATGGCACATGTATCAGCCTTCCAGTTTCCGAAATCCATCTCTCCGGTTTAAACTCTGATGCATCTTCTCCCCATAGCGATTTCATTCTCCCTAGTGAGTACAGACAAAACACAATCTTGGTACTTGCATCGACTCTGTGTCCGCTCGGAAGAACGTCGGGTTTTGTAGGAGACTTGTGCTGAAACGGAACCGGTGGGTATAGCCTGAGGGCTTCACACAAGGCGCCATGCAGATACACCAACTTGTTTAAATCTTGGGGATTAAACGAGGAGAAATGATCAGAATCATTATTGGTTCTTGGAGATAGTTTTGTGTTGATTTCTTGACGGATCTTGGTCGTTACTTCTGGATTCTTGGAGAGAAGCCAGAAGAACCAAGTGAGAGCGGAGCCTGTGGTGTCTCTCCCCGCTAACATGAAGCTTAAAATCATGTCTCTGAGGAACTTGTCGTCACCCGGATTCAGCAACTTGTACTTGGTGGTGTCTACATCCATGTAAGACATCAACAAATCTTTAGAAGAAGAGTGTATGCTAGTAACTCCACATGTTATTTCATCTCTCTTTGAAGCTATGCACTCAGAGCAAACTCGGTTACATAGTCGTACACACGAGGGATCTCTGCGAGTAGGCCCGGGAGCATACCGAGGAATGGCCAGTTCGTGGGAAACGAACGGTGAGGTTTCTTCATAATCAAGAAGTAtccgaagaagaaggagaaacaGAGGAAAGAAACTGTGATTTCAAGTAAGCTTATCATAGCCATTAGAGAGAAAACTGAAGAGTTCAAGGCGAACCTGAGATTTTCAAGATAATACGTTCGGAGATTGAAATGTCAGTGCGCTGTTGAAAGTGGTGATGTGTCTCCGTCGTTTGGAtcataaaataacataaaacctTACTTATGTCGTTTTCTATTATTGGTACTCACCAGTTTTGGACGTTATCTAGCTTCTGTCTGTTGCACCTATTTTTGAGACCATTAAATACCATTACTATTAACTAGTTAATTTGATATGTT
The window above is part of the Brassica napus cultivar Da-Ae chromosome C8, Da-Ae, whole genome shotgun sequence genome. Proteins encoded here:
- the LOC106413458 gene encoding alkane hydroxylase MAH1-like; the protein is MSYMDVDTTKYKLLNPGDDKFLRDMILSFMLAGRDTTGSALTWFFWLLSKNPEVTTKIRQEINTKLSPRTNNDSDHFSSFNPQDLNKLVYLHGALCEALRLYPPVPFQHKSPTKPDVLPSGHRVDASTKIVFCLYSLGRMKSLWGEDASEFKPERWISETGRLIHVPSFKFLSFNAGPRTCLGKEVAMTQMKTVAVKVIQNYEIEIVEGHKIEPVPSIILHMKQGLKVMVTKRCNLV